A genomic region of Chionomys nivalis chromosome 12, mChiNiv1.1, whole genome shotgun sequence contains the following coding sequences:
- the Acod1 gene encoding cis-aconitate decarboxylase: MAITKAKEKKIEGRVEYKGTQLVQVHSQRQLLLQFTPEPEPPPPERHDAQGFASLSSIILCHRHRLSSLRYQCDWAKALTIAYFHILSVTESFASLIHGLKVDHLTDGVIRRSKRMILDSLGVGFLGTGTEVFHKVTQYSKIYSSNTSSTVWGRPDFRLPPTYAAFVNGVAVHSMDFDDTWHPATHPSGAVLPVLTALSEALPQTPKFSGLDLLLAFNVGIEVQGRLMHFSKEAKDIPKRFHPPSVVGTLGSAAAASKFLGLSLTKCREALAIAVSHAGAPIANAATQTKPLHIGNAAKHGMEATFLAMLGLQGNKRILDLESGFGAFYANYSPKDLPSLDSHIWLLDEQDVAFKSFPAHLATHWVADAAAAVRKHLVISEGVLLPADHIERIVLRIPDVQYVNRPFPDSEHEARHSFQYVACAMLLDGSVTVPSFRSEQINRPQVRELLQKVVLEHPPDNLPSFNTLYCEISVTLKDGTTFTERSDTFYGHWRKPLSQEDLQKKFRANASRMLSKDTVESLIKVVESLEDLDDCSLLTSLLKGPSVQEEDTKLSHTFSFPHTMSRFTNV; the protein is encoded by the exons ATGGctataacaaaagcaaaagagaagaaaatagaaggaaGGGTTGAGTATAAAGGCACCCAGCTGGTACAGGTGCACAGCCAGCGGCAGCTCCTCCTGCAGTTCACTCCTGAGCCAGAGCCCCCGCCTCCAGAACGACATGATGCTCAAG GCTTCGCTTCACTGTCCTCCATCATCCTCTGCCATCGTCATCGGCTAAGCAGCCTGCGTTATCAGTGTGACTGGGCAAAGGCCTTAACTATTGCATATTTCCACATCCTC TCTGTCACAGAGAGCTTCGCCAGCCTGATTCACGGCTTGAAGGTGGACCACCTGACGGATGGTGTCATTCGGAGGAGCAAGAGGATGATTCTGGATTCTCTGGGTGTTGGTTTCCTGGGAACAGGCACAGAAGTGTTCCACAAAGTCACCCAATATAGTAAA ATCTACAGTTCCAATACCTCCAGCACCGTTTGGGGTCGACCAGACTTCAGGCTCCCACCCACATATGCTGCTTTTGTGAACGGCGTCGCT GTTCACTCCATGGATTTTGATGACACgtggcacccagccacccacccttCCGGGGCAGTCCTGCCAgtcctcacagctctatcagaagccctgcctcagactccaaaATTTTCTGGCCTTGACCTGCTGCTGGCATTCAATGTTGGTATTGAAGTACAAGGACGGTTAATGCACTTCTCCAAGGAAGCCAAGGACATCCCAAAGAG GTTCCATCCTCCCTCTGTGGTGGGGACTTTGGGAAGTGCCGCTGCTGCATCCAAATTTTTAGGACTCAGCTTGACAAAGTGTCGAGAGGCCCTAGCTATTGCTGTTTCTCATGCTGGGGCACCCATAGCAAACGCTGCCACTCAGACCAAGCCCCTTCACATCGGTAACGCAGCCAAGCATGGGATGGAAGCCACATTTCTAGCGATGCTGGGTCTCCAAGGAAACAAGCGCATCTTGGACCTGGAGTCAGGGTTTGGGGCCTTCTATGCCAACTACTCCCCCAAAGATCTTCCAAGCCTGGATTCTCACATCTGGCTGCTGGATGAGCAGGACGTGGCCTTCAAGAGCTTCCCAGCACATCTGGCTACACACTGGGTGGCAGACGCAGCAGCAGCTGTGAGAAAACACCTGGTGATTTCGGAAGGagtcctgctgcctgctgaccaCATCGAGAGGATTGTGCTCAGGATCCCCGATGTCCAGTATGTAAACAGGCCCTTCCCAGACTCGGAGCATGAAGCTCGCCATTCCTTCCAGTACGTGGCCTGTGCCATGCTGCTCGATGGTAGCGTCACTGTTCCGTCCTTCCGCAGTGAGCAAATCAACAGGCCACAGGTGAGAGAGTTGCTCCAAAAAGTGGTTTTGGAACACCCCCCTGACAACCTGCCAAGCTTTAACACACTGTACTGTGAGATAAGCGTTACCCTGAAGGACGGAACCACCTTCACGGAGCGCTCCGATACCTTCTACGGTCACTGGAGGAAACCACTGAGCCAGGAGGACCTGCAGAAGAAGTTCCGAGCCAACGCCTCCAGGATGCTGTCCAAGGACACGGTGGAGAGCCTTATAAAGGTGGTAGAAAGCCTCGAGGACCTGGACGACTGTTCCCTGTTGACCTCGCTTCTGAAAGGACCCTCTGTCCAAGAGGAGGACACAAAACTATCCCACACGTTCTCCTTCCCTCACACAATGTCTAGGTTTACCAATGTCTAA